The proteins below come from a single Echinimonas agarilytica genomic window:
- a CDS encoding S-(hydroxymethyl)glutathione dehydrogenase/class III alcohol dehydrogenase — MTIKTSPGQEFIKSKAAVAWAAGEPLKMEEVDVQLPKKGEVLVRIVATGVCHTDAFTLSGDDPEGIFPSILGHEGGGIVEMIGEGVTSVSVGDHVIPLYTAECGQCKFCTSGKTNLCQAVRETQGKGLMPDGTTRFYKDGQPIYHYMGCSTFSEYTVLPEISLAKVNQEAPLEEVCLLGCGVTTGMGAVLNTAKVEQGDTVAIFGLGGIGLSAIIGARMAGASRIIGIDINESKFELATKLGATDLVNPQLLDKPIQDVIVEMTDGGVDYSFECIGNVNVMRQALECCHKGWGESVIIGVAGAGQEISTRPFQLVTGRVWRGSAFGGVKGRSELPEIVNRYMAGEFGLQEFITHTMSLDDINQAFDLMHEGKSIRTVIHMNK; from the coding sequence ATGACAATCAAAACTTCACCTGGGCAAGAATTCATTAAATCAAAGGCTGCGGTTGCGTGGGCTGCCGGCGAGCCGTTAAAAATGGAAGAAGTCGACGTTCAACTTCCCAAAAAAGGGGAGGTCTTAGTTCGAATCGTTGCTACGGGTGTTTGTCATACCGATGCATTTACCTTGTCTGGTGATGATCCGGAAGGAATTTTTCCATCAATTCTTGGCCACGAAGGCGGCGGAATCGTCGAAATGATTGGTGAAGGCGTGACTAGCGTCTCCGTTGGCGATCACGTGATTCCTCTCTATACCGCAGAATGCGGTCAGTGTAAATTTTGTACTTCGGGTAAAACCAACCTCTGTCAGGCCGTTCGAGAAACACAAGGCAAAGGCCTGATGCCCGATGGCACAACGCGCTTCTATAAAGATGGGCAGCCAATCTATCATTACATGGGCTGTTCAACATTCTCCGAATACACTGTACTGCCTGAAATATCATTGGCGAAAGTAAACCAGGAAGCGCCGCTAGAAGAAGTGTGTTTATTAGGCTGTGGGGTAACTACGGGTATGGGGGCAGTTCTCAACACCGCAAAGGTTGAGCAGGGCGACACTGTGGCAATATTCGGATTAGGCGGTATTGGTTTGTCGGCTATTATTGGTGCGCGTATGGCCGGAGCCAGTCGTATTATTGGCATCGACATTAATGAAAGTAAATTTGAACTCGCCACTAAATTAGGGGCTACCGATCTGGTTAATCCGCAATTATTAGACAAGCCTATTCAAGACGTTATTGTTGAAATGACCGATGGCGGCGTCGACTACTCATTTGAATGTATTGGTAACGTCAATGTCATGCGTCAGGCGCTTGAGTGTTGCCATAAAGGCTGGGGGGAATCCGTGATTATTGGTGTTGCTGGTGCCGGTCAAGAGATTTCAACTCGCCCCTTCCAACTGGTTACAGGACGAGTGTGGCGCGGAAGTGCGTTTGGCGGTGTGAAAGGCCGCTCTGAGCTACCTGAAATTGTGAATCGTTATATGGCAGGCGAGTTTGGTCTGCAAGAGTTTATTACGCACACCATGAGTCTTGACGATATTAACCAAGCTTTTGATCTCATGCATGAAGGAAAGAGTATTCGTACTGTTATTCACATGAACAAATAA
- a CDS encoding LysR family transcriptional regulator: MASWEGVNEFVSVAQTNSFTGAAKKLSTSVAQVSRRVSALEQHLGVVLLYRTTRRVSLTEAGQVYYQQCKHVVEGLDLAELAVSEMQSSPKGLLKITAPVTYGEQHIAPLLHQFLGQYPAVNLELVLTNQKLDLIESGIDIAVRLGRLDDSRFVAKKLSTRQLHVCASPAYIKRHGEPYTLSELSHHQCLMGSIDYWRFTEDETERSIRVNGRVKSNSGLALRDAAKRGLGLVQLPDYYVHEDLAAGHLIEVLTHYRCEREGVWALYLQNRHLSPKVRLLIDFLSEALSS, from the coding sequence GTGGCAAGCTGGGAAGGAGTGAATGAATTTGTGTCGGTCGCACAAACTAACAGTTTTACCGGCGCGGCCAAGAAGCTGTCAACTTCAGTTGCTCAAGTCAGCAGGCGAGTATCTGCCCTAGAGCAACATTTAGGTGTGGTACTTCTATATCGGACCACCCGCAGAGTATCGCTGACTGAAGCGGGTCAAGTGTATTACCAACAGTGCAAACATGTGGTGGAAGGCTTAGATTTGGCCGAACTTGCCGTTTCAGAAATGCAGTCCTCTCCTAAAGGGCTCCTTAAAATCACAGCACCCGTAACGTATGGAGAACAGCACATTGCGCCGCTTTTGCATCAATTCCTAGGCCAATATCCAGCGGTGAATCTAGAACTGGTTCTCACCAATCAAAAATTGGATCTGATTGAATCAGGCATTGATATTGCCGTTCGACTGGGGCGCTTGGACGACTCAAGGTTCGTGGCTAAAAAGTTATCCACTCGCCAACTGCACGTCTGCGCAAGCCCAGCTTATATTAAGCGCCATGGTGAACCGTACACGCTGTCGGAGCTTAGTCACCATCAATGTTTGATGGGCTCAATTGATTATTGGCGTTTCACTGAAGACGAGACAGAACGGTCGATTCGGGTCAATGGCCGCGTTAAATCAAATAGTGGTCTGGCGCTGAGAGACGCCGCTAAACGCGGCTTAGGATTAGTACAGTTGCCGGACTACTACGTCCATGAAGATCTGGCAGCCGGCCACTTAATTGAAGTGTTAACGCACTATCGATGTGAGCGCGAAGGCGTATGGGCGCTGTACCTTCAAAATCGCCATCTCTCTCCGAAGGTTCGACTCTTGATCGATTTTCTTTCAGAAGCCTTGAGCAGTTGA